From one Triticum urartu cultivar G1812 chromosome 3, Tu2.1, whole genome shotgun sequence genomic stretch:
- the LOC125545397 gene encoding pectinesterase inhibitor 28-like translates to MATMAPSSALLPLLLLLPLLLLSVACTAGAAPAATATVPTIPSQPGKPNSNNKQKQGGAPLGPAVRALVQSTCNATTYYDLCVAALVADPASSTADLRGLCAIAVSAAAANASATASALANTTWAASGAPETGSDGRAQQVPALLTRTCAGKYGEAREALLEARESVGEEAYDYAFVHVGAAAEYPAVCRTLFRRKRVPYPVELARREQALEHLCTVVIDIITLLA, encoded by the coding sequence ATGGCAACAATGGCGCCCTCATCTGCTCTGCTACCACTGCTcctgctcctgcccctgcttctCCTCTCCGTCGCATGTACTGCAGGCGCAGCACCGGCAGCAACAGCAACGGTACCAACGATACCATCCCAGCCCGGCAAGCCGAACTCGAACAACAAGCAGAAGCAGGGGGGCGCGCCGCTGGGGCCGGCGGTGCGCGCGCTGGTGCAGTCCACCTGCAACGCCACCACCTACTACGACCTGTGCGTGGCCGCGCTCGTGGCGGACCCGGCCAGCTCCACCGCCGACCTCCGCGGCCTGTGCGCCATCGCCGTCTCCGCGGCGGCCGCCAACGCCTCCGCCACCGCGTCGGCGCTCGCCAACACCACCTGGGCCGCCTCGGGCGCCCCGGAGACGGGCAGCGACGGGCGCGCGCAGCAGGTGCCGGCGCTCCTGACGCGGACCTGCGCCGGCAAGTACGGCGAGGCGCGGGAGGCGCTGCTGGAGGCCCGGGAGTCGGTGGGCGAGGAGGCGTACGACTACGCGTTCGTGCACGTGGGCGCCGCCGCCGAGTACCCCGCGGTGTGCCGGACGCTGTTCCGGAGGAAGCGGGTGCCCTACCCCGTGGAGTTGGCCCGGCGGGAGCAGGCGCTGGAGCACCTCTGCACCGTCGTCATCGACATCATCACGCTCCTCGCCTAG